From the Methanocaldococcus fervens AG86 genome, the window ACAGATGTGAATGAGATAGCTGAGTGGGTGTTTGTTACACCAGGAGTTGCATTTGACGATGTAATAGTCTTTGAAGGAAAAGTTCCATCTGTTGAAGAAGTTAAGGAAGAGTTAAAAAGCTACTTAGAGGAGAAAGAATGAAAGTGGCAATTATAGCATGTCAAAAAATGGTTGAAATGGGATGTCCTGGAAAAGAGGCATGTGTATCATGTTTTAAAGCGATAAATGAGAAGAGTGGAGCTTTTGAAAGGTATAAAGATGTTGAGTTAGTTGCATTTACAACTTGTGGAGGATGTCCTGGAAAGAGATTTCCAATGAGAGTTAAGTTGTTAAAAAATGCTGCAGGAGCTGAAGCTATTCATATAGCAAACTGCACCTTCTTACAGCCAGAATGCCCATACATAAACTTTGATGAAATCTGCAAAAAATTAATGGAAGAATTGGAGATTCCAATTGTGTTTGGAACTCATACATTGGTTAAGAAGGGAGAAGTTGTTTGCACTTGTGGAGACGACAAAAAATAACTTTTACTTATTTTTATAAATATTTTGATTAATTAACTCAAATTTATAGATTATGTGGTGAGAAGGTGATTGTCTGGAACTTAATCTGTCCAAAGTGTGGGAAGAGGTTGAGGTATAAAGTAGATGTCTGCCCATGCATGGCTTCTGAGGTAGAATTGCCAAACTGCCCAGATTGTGGAGAAAAGATGGTTCACGACTACACATCATTAAAAGGTAGAAGAAGAATTAGGAGGGGATGAATATGGATGTTGTAAGCTTTATAATGAATATTATTAATGTTATGATAAATACAATCATCGATTATTTAAATGTAAATAGAGTTTTAGCCCTACTCTTAGCTTTTTTAATGGCTGGTGGAATTGCATCAATGATTAATAAAAACTTTATTATAAAATACTTTGGCTCAAACACACCAAAATATATCTCCTATACAGTAGCCGCAATTAGTGGAACCTTATTGGCTGTTTGTTCTTGCACCATCCTTCCATTATTTGCCAGTATTTACAAAAGGGGGGCTGGAATAGGACCGGCAACAACATTCTTGTTTTCTGGACCAGCAATTAATGTTTTGGCAATATTTTACTCAGCAGCATTACTTGGTTGGGATATTGGATTTTTAAGAGCTGTTTTTGCAGTAATTGTTTCCATATTTATAGGTTTAGGTATGGAATTAATTTTTAGAGAACATGAGAAAAAAAGAGCTTTGAGAGTCCCAAAGGCAGATAAGATATCAGATAGACCATTATATCAAACAATAACATTCTTTGGATTGCAGTTTGTCATGCTACTTGTAATCACCGCTTCACCTAAGCTATTCCCAACATTATCAACACCAATATACGGCGGATTTTTATTGAAACACTTGCTGTTCATAATATTTGGGGCCATATTAATTATAACAACAAAAATGTGGTTTAAAAAAGAAGAAATAAAAAACTGGCTTAGAGAGAGCTTTGCATTATTAAAAATTGTCTTTCCACTGCTAATTATTGGAGTTGCAATAGCGGGAGCTATTAAAGCTATTATCCCACCAATCTATATAGCAACGTACGTAGGTGGAAACTCCATAACCGCCAACTTTATAGCCTCGTTTATTGGAGCTTTGATGTATTTTGCCACATTGACAGAAGTTCCTATTATAAAGGCGTTAATGGAGCTCGGTATGGGTGTGGGGCCGGCAATGGCTTTGTTGTTGGCAGGACCAAGTTTAAGTATTCCTACAGTTTTAACAGTCTCAAAAATATTGGGTAAGGTAAAAGCAGTGACTTATTTAACTTTGGTCGTTATATTCTCAACTATTTGTGGTTATTTAGCTGGAATAATTCTTGGATAAGTTTTTAAAGCTCTTTTTTAACCTTTTCATTTAACTCCTTTAATTTGTTATATAACTCTTCATATTCCTTAGTTTCTAATCCAAGTTCTTTTAATTGGTTTATTATGGCTTCAAAGTGCTCTTCTGTATGCTTTAAAGTATGAAGAAGCTTTTTTATCAACTTTTCTTTTTCCATAGTTCCACCAGTTAGTTATTTATACCCAACGATTATAAACTAATGTTATCAAACTATATAAATGTTATTAAATTTTTGAGGGATAGTAATATGCAAATGTGTGAGTTGTGCGGAAAGCTAACAAATAAGCTTTACAAGGTAATAATTGAAGGTTCTGAAATGCAAGTTTGTAAAGAGTGTGCAAAATTTGGAAAAAGCCCAAAGACATATTCAAGATTAGGTAAAAAACCAACAATAATTGGAAGAGGAACATCAACCAACATGCAAACTAAAAAACCTGCAAAAAGAAGAAGGGATATATTTGATACCTTACCAATGTTAAGAGAAGATTATGGGGATGTTATTAGAGAGGCGAGGGAGAAGAGAGGTTTATCAATAGAAGATCTTGCTAAAAAACTTAAAATGAAAGCTTCAACATTACAAAAATTTGAAAGGTATGAATTGGAGCCAAATGAGAGAGAAATTAAGATATTGGAAAAAGAGTTAAAAATTAATTTAACTGAGAGTGCTGGAGAAGAAAGCCCATACTACGCTGGAGGAGATGAAGAAGGCTTTACTTTAGGAGATTTCATTAAAATTAAGAAATAAGTTATTTATTAATTTTATTTTTATTTTTTCTTCTCTATAAATTCCCTTAAAACAGATGTTGCATAGTTTCCTTTTTTTAAGCAGAACTGTAATACATAGCTACCATCTTCAATCCAATATTTCATATTGTATATTTTTCCAATCATTGCCCTTCTATCTCCAATAAATGAACCAAATTCTCCAATTTTGAAATCTTCGGGGCTTAGATTTTCTCTTTCATAGATTTCTTTCTCAATCTCTCCCTGTATTCCAGAGGCAAATTTTGTTTTATATCCAAATAACGCTCCACTTGGAACACCATCAATTAAAATATCTCCTTCCATAGGTTCAAAGCCATATTCAAACCTTCTATTAATTATCTCATTGAATAGATAGGATTGATAGGCGTTTATAAACATACACCTTAAATGTGGGGGGAGAATCATAAATGCCTTTTGATAGCTTCCAGTTTCTATATATGCCTTAATCATCCTCCTTTCATAAAAGAAAGCCTTAGGGAATTTTTTATATGCCTCTTTAAAGTTTTCTTCATCAACGAGTTCCCTCGCTAACGTTGATTTTTTGTCATCATAGGGAAGAGGAGTTCCACAGTATGCATGAAAAGCTCCTTCCCAATCTCTTTCTATAATAAGCCTTCCTACAATATGCGTTATCGGTCTTGTAGTTCCAAACCTCTGAATGCCATAATAATTTAAAAAATATTTCAGTTTGCATAACTTGTTTAAAACCTCTTCTAATTCTTTTCCTTTAATTTCTGGTTCTCTAACCCTTATGGTGAATCTATTCCCCCACAAATCACCTAATCTTATTTTTCTATTTGTTTTTTGAAAATCTCTCAATACAATGCCTTTAATTTTAACTTTCTTTAGGTCTTCCAACTTTACATTAAAGCAACCAACTCTTTGAGTTGTTATGGCATGTTTATCTTTATTTCCAGCAAATCCAAAATGCTTTCTCTGCTTACCTACCCTATTTGCTATTTCCCTAATAGCATCTAAGGTTGTCCAATTTCTTTTTTCTAAAGTGAAATGTATAAAATTTCCTTTCCAATTTTCTTCGTCTTTAAATTCTATGCTCTTTCCCACCTCTAAAATTATTCCTTCTGGAGTTATCTCCTCA encodes:
- a CDS encoding MTH895/ArsE family thioredoxin-like protein; the protein is MVVIRIFGTGCPKCQQTYENVKKAVEELGIDAEIVKVTDVNEIAEWVFVTPGVAFDDVIVFEGKVPSVEEVKEELKSYLEEKE
- a CDS encoding CGGC domain-containing protein; this translates as MKVAIIACQKMVEMGCPGKEACVSCFKAINEKSGAFERYKDVELVAFTTCGGCPGKRFPMRVKLLKNAAGAEAIHIANCTFLQPECPYINFDEICKKLMEELEIPIVFGTHTLVKKGEVVCTCGDDKK
- a CDS encoding permease produces the protein MDVVSFIMNIINVMINTIIDYLNVNRVLALLLAFLMAGGIASMINKNFIIKYFGSNTPKYISYTVAAISGTLLAVCSCTILPLFASIYKRGAGIGPATTFLFSGPAINVLAIFYSAALLGWDIGFLRAVFAVIVSIFIGLGMELIFREHEKKRALRVPKADKISDRPLYQTITFFGLQFVMLLVITASPKLFPTLSTPIYGGFLLKHLLFIIFGAILIITTKMWFKKEEIKNWLRESFALLKIVFPLLIIGVAIAGAIKAIIPPIYIATYVGGNSITANFIASFIGALMYFATLTEVPIIKALMELGMGVGPAMALLLAGPSLSIPTVLTVSKILGKVKAVTYLTLVVIFSTICGYLAGIILG
- a CDS encoding multiprotein bridging factor aMBF1, with protein sequence MQMCELCGKLTNKLYKVIIEGSEMQVCKECAKFGKSPKTYSRLGKKPTIIGRGTSTNMQTKKPAKRRRDIFDTLPMLREDYGDVIREAREKRGLSIEDLAKKLKMKASTLQKFERYELEPNEREIKILEKELKINLTESAGEESPYYAGGDEEGFTLGDFIKIKK
- the truD gene encoding tRNA pseudouridine(13) synthase TruD; the encoded protein is MYFLIQQRKEESEKNLKEKLKRYRKKLRESRIKEKLKEMPLNMNKYLTDAYTGGIIKKYPEDFIVEEITPEGIILEVGKSIEFKDEENWKGNFIHFTLEKRNWTTLDAIREIANRVGKQRKHFGFAGNKDKHAITTQRVGCFNVKLEDLKKVKIKGIVLRDFQKTNRKIRLGDLWGNRFTIRVREPEIKGKELEEVLNKLCKLKYFLNYYGIQRFGTTRPITHIVGRLIIERDWEGAFHAYCGTPLPYDDKKSTLARELVDEENFKEAYKKFPKAFFYERRMIKAYIETGSYQKAFMILPPHLRCMFINAYQSYLFNEIINRRFEYGFEPMEGDILIDGVPSGALFGYKTKFASGIQGEIEKEIYERENLSPEDFKIGEFGSFIGDRRAMIGKIYNMKYWIEDGSYVLQFCLKKGNYATSVLREFIEKKK